In the genome of Tannockella kyphosi, one region contains:
- the tsf gene encoding translation elongation factor Ts: MATISASLVKELREKTGAGMMDCKKALEANDGNIEASFDWLREKGIANAAKKADRIAAEGLTSFVIEGNKAVLVEVNSETDFVAKNGEFQELVKLVANTVLNTEVTTLEEALAIDVNGKSLETVVAETSGKIGEKLSVRRFEIYTKTDTQSFGAYSHMGGKMSAVVLLDGSSEEVARDIAMHVAASAPKYIDRTSIPADVLDRELHVLRAQALEENANSAKPKPENIIEKMVEGRLNKNLKEMCLVDQEFIKNPDVTVAQFVGTGTIVSIARYQVGEGIEKKQENFAEEVAQQMRG; encoded by the coding sequence ATGGCTACTATTAGTGCAAGTTTAGTAAAAGAATTACGTGAAAAAACTGGTGCCGGAATGATGGATTGTAAAAAAGCTTTAGAAGCAAATGATGGAAACATCGAAGCATCTTTCGACTGGTTAAGAGAAAAAGGTATCGCAAACGCTGCTAAAAAAGCAGATCGTATTGCTGCTGAAGGATTAACATCTTTCGTTATCGAAGGAAACAAAGCAGTATTAGTTGAAGTTAACTCTGAAACTGATTTTGTTGCAAAAAATGGAGAATTCCAAGAATTAGTTAAATTAGTTGCTAACACAGTTTTAAATACAGAAGTAACTACTTTAGAAGAAGCATTAGCTATTGATGTTAATGGAAAAAGCCTTGAAACTGTTGTTGCAGAAACAAGTGGTAAAATTGGAGAAAAATTATCTGTTAGAAGATTTGAAATTTATACAAAAACTGATACTCAATCATTTGGAGCTTATTCTCATATGGGTGGTAAAATGTCAGCTGTTGTATTATTAGATGGAAGCAGTGAAGAAGTAGCAAGAGATATCGCAATGCATGTTGCAGCTTCTGCTCCAAAATACATTGATAGAACTTCTATCCCTGCTGATGTATTAGACAGAGAATTACATGTATTAAGAGCACAAGCATTAGAAGAAAATGCAAATAGTGCAAAACCTAAACCAGAAAACATTATTGAAAAAATGGTAGAAGGTAGATTAAACAAAAACTTAAAAGAAATGTGTTTAGTTGATCAAGAATTCATCAAAAACCCTGATGTAACTGTAGCTCAATTTGTAGGAACTGGAACTATTGTTTCTATCGCTCGTTACCAAGTTGGTGAAGGAATTGAAAAGAAACAAGAAAACTTTGCTGAAGAAGTAGCGCAACAAATGCGTGGATAA
- the topA gene encoding type I DNA topoisomerase, producing MSKKVVIVESPSKSKTIENYLGSDFVVTSSKGHIRDLSTSGKEGLGIDIENSFEPKYVVSKEKKDVVKELKKVVKDASEVYLATDPDREGEAISWHLAQVLDVDMDKANRVVFNEITKTAVVEALKNPRKIDQDLVKSQETRRVLDRIIGFKLSKLLQKKIKSKSAGRVQSVVLRLIVEKEREIQAFIPEEYWKVKADFIEQDIEFSAELTKYNNKKLEITNGEDALKVFEALNPNFQVESIKTTEKKRESKAPFITSSMQQEASSKLGFKARRTMSIAQRLYEGVTLESETVGLITYMRTDSVRLAESFVEEALEYIETVYGKDYCGKVKTKKKTENVQDAHEAIRPTSIKRTPASMKEFLKPEEFKLYSMIYARTIASLMAAAKFDATSLVLGNNGYQFSASGSIIKFDGYLRVYRDYEKQNNEYLPKLQQDQILASEKIEKTQHFTKPPARYSEAKLIRTLEELGIGRPSTYASIIDTIQTRNYVIVEDKAFKPTEDGVLTSDRLTEYFNEIINVEYTASMENELDEIAGGKDSYVEALQAFLDTFQPLLDNAYEKMETIAPKKTGEICPECGHDLVERKGRYGVFVACGNFPECKYIKKDPVVIEETGETCPKCNSKMIWKTGRFGKFEACSNYPECKYIKNSRQKEEPVMTDEKCPNCGKPIVIKKGRWGDFKACSDYPKCKTIIKEKQA from the coding sequence ATGAGTAAAAAAGTAGTTATAGTGGAATCGCCTTCCAAATCAAAAACAATTGAAAATTATTTAGGTAGTGACTTTGTAGTTACTTCATCTAAAGGGCATATAAGAGACTTATCAACTAGTGGAAAAGAAGGATTAGGAATTGATATAGAAAACTCTTTTGAGCCAAAGTATGTTGTTTCGAAAGAAAAAAAGGATGTAGTAAAAGAATTAAAGAAAGTAGTGAAAGATGCTAGTGAAGTTTATTTGGCAACTGACCCTGACCGTGAAGGAGAAGCTATTTCATGGCATTTAGCACAAGTATTAGATGTTGATATGGATAAAGCAAATCGTGTTGTTTTTAATGAAATTACAAAAACAGCAGTTGTTGAAGCATTGAAAAATCCCCGTAAAATTGATCAAGACTTAGTAAAATCTCAAGAAACACGACGTGTTTTAGATCGTATTATTGGATTTAAGTTATCTAAATTATTACAAAAGAAAATTAAATCAAAATCAGCAGGACGTGTTCAATCTGTTGTTTTACGTTTGATTGTTGAAAAAGAAAGAGAGATTCAAGCATTTATACCAGAAGAATATTGGAAAGTAAAAGCTGATTTTATAGAACAAGATATTGAATTTAGTGCAGAGTTAACTAAATATAATAATAAGAAATTAGAAATAACAAATGGAGAAGATGCTTTAAAGGTATTTGAAGCATTAAATCCTAATTTCCAAGTGGAAAGTATAAAAACTACTGAAAAGAAAAGAGAATCAAAAGCACCATTCATTACATCTTCCATGCAACAAGAAGCATCTTCTAAATTAGGTTTTAAAGCTAGAAGAACAATGTCTATTGCCCAACGTCTATATGAAGGGGTTACTTTAGAATCTGAAACAGTTGGTTTAATTACTTATATGCGTACAGATTCAGTTCGTTTAGCAGAAAGTTTTGTAGAAGAAGCATTAGAATATATTGAAACAGTATATGGTAAAGATTATTGTGGAAAAGTAAAAACGAAAAAGAAAACAGAAAATGTTCAAGATGCTCATGAAGCAATTCGTCCTACTAGTATCAAAAGAACTCCTGCTAGTATGAAAGAGTTCTTAAAACCAGAAGAGTTTAAATTATATAGCATGATCTATGCTAGAACGATAGCTTCCTTGATGGCTGCTGCAAAATTTGATGCTACAAGTCTTGTTTTAGGGAATAACGGATATCAATTTAGTGCTAGTGGATCAATCATTAAATTTGATGGTTATTTAAGAGTATATCGTGATTATGAAAAACAAAACAACGAATATTTACCAAAATTACAACAAGATCAAATTTTAGCTAGTGAAAAAATCGAAAAAACACAACACTTTACAAAACCACCAGCACGTTATTCAGAAGCTAAATTAATTCGTACTTTAGAAGAATTAGGTATTGGTAGACCGAGTACGTATGCAAGTATTATTGATACAATTCAAACACGTAATTATGTTATTGTTGAAGATAAAGCATTTAAACCAACAGAAGATGGAGTTTTAACTAGTGATCGTTTAACTGAATATTTCAATGAAATTATTAATGTAGAATATACAGCTAGCATGGAAAATGAGTTAGATGAAATTGCTGGAGGAAAAGATAGCTATGTAGAAGCATTGCAGGCTTTCTTGGATACATTCCAACCATTATTGGATAATGCTTATGAAAAAATGGAAACGATAGCACCTAAAAAAACAGGTGAAATATGTCCTGAGTGTGGGCATGATTTAGTGGAAAGAAAAGGTCGTTATGGTGTATTTGTTGCTTGTGGAAACTTCCCTGAGTGTAAATATATTAAAAAAGATCCTGTAGTAATCGAAGAAACTGGAGAAACATGTCCAAAATGTAATAGTAAAATGATTTGGAAAACAGGTCGTTTTGGTAAGTTTGAAGCATGTTCTAATTATCCAGAATGCAAATATATTAAAAATTCTAGACAAAAGGAAGAACCAGTAATGACGGATGAAAAATGTCCGAACTGTGGTAAACCGATTGTAATTAAAAAAGGCCGTTGGGGTGATTTCAAAGCATGTAGCGATTATCCTAAATGCAAGACAATTATTAAAGAAAAACAAGCCTAG
- the pyrH gene encoding UMP kinase, which produces MRYNRVLLKLSGEALAGDQKMGIDATTVADVAHQIKDAVDTGCEIAIVCGGGNIWRGKIGADMGMDRSSADYMGMLATVMNGLAVQNALEAIGVPTRVLSAIEMRQVAEPYIRRRAVRHLEKGRVVIFGAGTGNPFFTTDTTAALRAAEIQADVILMAKNGVDGVYSADPKLDPNAQRFDSITYHDVLTKDLKIMDQTAITLCKDNNIDLCVFNMAERGNIAKACEGVVIGTTISGGLKND; this is translated from the coding sequence ATGCGATATAATCGAGTATTATTAAAATTAAGTGGAGAAGCACTGGCAGGAGACCAAAAAATGGGAATCGATGCTACAACAGTTGCTGATGTTGCTCACCAAATTAAAGATGCTGTAGATACAGGTTGTGAAATAGCTATTGTTTGTGGTGGTGGAAATATTTGGCGTGGAAAAATTGGTGCTGATATGGGTATGGATCGTTCAAGTGCTGATTATATGGGAATGCTTGCTACGGTAATGAATGGTTTAGCTGTTCAAAACGCTTTAGAAGCTATTGGAGTTCCTACTAGAGTATTATCAGCAATTGAAATGAGACAAGTTGCCGAACCTTATATTCGTCGTCGTGCTGTACGTCACTTAGAAAAAGGACGTGTTGTTATTTTTGGTGCTGGTACAGGGAATCCTTTCTTTACAACAGATACTACTGCTGCACTTCGTGCTGCAGAGATTCAAGCTGATGTTATTTTGATGGCAAAAAATGGGGTAGATGGTGTTTATTCAGCTGATCCTAAATTAGATCCTAATGCACAACGTTTTGATAGTATTACATATCATGATGTTTTGACTAAAGATTTAAAAATTATGGATCAAACAGCAATTACTTTATGTAAAGATAATAATATTGATTTATGTGTATTTAATATGGCAGAAAGAGGGAATATTGCAAAAGCTTGTGAAGGTGTTGTAATAGGAACTACAATTTCAGGAGGACTAAAAAATGATTAA
- a CDS encoding isoprenyl transferase translates to MLKRNKQKTIKDIDLTNIPRHIAFIMDGNGRWAKKRNMPRTFGHHEGTKTIRKIALEANKLGVQAMTIYAFSTENFARPESEVNFIFKLPKEFFQLYLQELIDNNVQVCMIGHLELAPEATQNIIKSAMEQTKMNTGLKLCFAFIYGGRDEIIHATKNLVQDCIDGKQDIQSINESLFESYLMTDGLPAIELMVRTSGEQRLSNFLLWQLAYAEFIFTDAYWPDFDEQELYECIWLYQNRDRRFGGLK, encoded by the coding sequence ATGCTAAAAAGAAACAAACAAAAAACAATTAAAGATATTGATTTAACAAACATTCCTCGTCACATTGCTTTTATTATGGATGGAAATGGAAGATGGGCTAAAAAAAGAAATATGCCTAGAACATTTGGTCATCATGAAGGAACAAAAACAATTCGTAAAATTGCTTTAGAGGCAAATAAATTAGGAGTCCAAGCAATGACTATTTATGCTTTTTCTACCGAAAACTTTGCACGTCCTGAAAGTGAAGTTAATTTTATTTTCAAATTACCAAAAGAGTTCTTTCAGTTGTATCTTCAAGAATTAATTGATAACAATGTACAGGTATGTATGATTGGTCATCTTGAATTAGCACCAGAAGCAACACAAAATATTATTAAAAGTGCGATGGAACAAACAAAGATGAATACAGGTTTAAAGCTTTGTTTTGCTTTTATTTATGGGGGTCGTGATGAAATTATTCATGCTACTAAAAATTTAGTACAGGACTGTATCGATGGTAAACAAGATATTCAATCTATTAATGAATCTCTTTTTGAGTCCTATTTAATGACGGATGGATTACCAGCTATTGAACTAATGGTTCGTACAAGTGGGGAACAACGCCTTTCTAATTTTTTATTATGGCAATTAGCGTATGCTGAATTTATTTTTACAGATGCTTATTGGCCTGATTTTGATGAACAAGAATTATATGAATGTATTTGGCTATATCAAAATAGAGATCGTAGATTTGGAGGTTTAAAATAA
- the rpsB gene encoding 30S ribosomal protein S2, giving the protein MSVISMKKLLEVGVHFGHQTKRWNPKMAPYIFTSRNGIYIIDLQKSSKKIDEAYKAMTEIAAKGGKVLFVGTKKQAQEAVKEEAIRSGSFYVNSRWLGGTLTNFKTIQKRIKRLKDLEKMEADGTLDLFTKKEAILMRKEAAKLEKNLGGIKDMKKIPSALFVVDPKAEHNAVAEAKILGIPVFGIVDTNCDPDEVDYVIPANDDAIRAVKLIVAVMADAVCESKNEPLTVAYMKDEDDKEVTMTDAVTSVENNAQRNRGPRNKNARPHRNYDRNTK; this is encoded by the coding sequence ATGTCAGTAATTTCAATGAAAAAATTATTAGAAGTAGGTGTACACTTTGGTCACCAAACAAAAAGATGGAATCCGAAAATGGCTCCATATATCTTTACATCAAGAAATGGGATTTACATTATTGATTTACAAAAATCATCTAAAAAAATTGATGAAGCTTATAAAGCAATGACTGAAATCGCTGCTAAAGGTGGAAAAGTATTATTTGTTGGTACTAAAAAACAAGCACAAGAAGCTGTTAAAGAAGAAGCAATCCGTTCAGGAAGTTTCTATGTTAACTCTCGTTGGTTAGGAGGAACTTTAACAAACTTCAAAACAATTCAAAAAAGAATTAAAAGATTAAAAGATTTAGAAAAAATGGAAGCAGATGGAACTTTAGATTTATTCACTAAAAAAGAAGCTATCTTAATGAGAAAAGAAGCCGCTAAATTAGAGAAAAACTTAGGTGGGATTAAAGATATGAAAAAAATCCCAAGTGCTTTATTTGTTGTAGATCCTAAAGCTGAACACAATGCTGTTGCAGAAGCTAAAATCTTAGGAATCCCTGTATTTGGTATTGTAGATACTAACTGTGATCCTGATGAAGTGGATTATGTAATCCCTGCAAATGATGATGCTATTAGAGCGGTTAAATTAATCGTTGCTGTTATGGCTGATGCAGTTTGTGAATCAAAAAATGAACCATTAACTGTTGCGTATATGAAAGATGAAGATGACAAAGAAGTAACTATGACTGATGCTGTAACTTCAGTAGAAAATAACGCACAAAGAAATAGAGGACCTAGAAACAAAAATGCTAGACCTCATAGAAATTACGATAGAAACACAAAATAA
- a CDS encoding tyrosine recombinase XerC, protein MNFSSCSTKYLEYLKFQKMYSTNTILSYATEIQHFTNYLLIEEISSYKEISYPIVRGYLVYLHQSHLSKSSINHKLSSLRSFYSYLLKMNIVEDNPFLLIKAQSEPKRNPDFLYPEEMVELLDSIDCVTPLDKRNKAMLELMYASGLRCGEVVNLKLKDIDYDNLDLKVMGKGNKERIVPFHEFAGKCMQEYLEARIILIKNQEEHGFFFVNKNGTKLTNRGVQNIVDRICYQYDATKKIHPHTFRHSFATHLLSGGADIRMVQLLLGHEHLSTTQIYTHVSKEQLQAVYDHTHPRIHGNK, encoded by the coding sequence ATGAACTTTAGTTCTTGTTCTACTAAGTATTTAGAGTATTTAAAATTCCAAAAAATGTATTCTACTAATACGATTCTATCTTATGCTACAGAAATACAACATTTTACAAATTATTTATTAATAGAAGAGATTTCTTCTTATAAAGAAATAAGTTATCCAATTGTTAGAGGATATTTGGTCTATTTACACCAATCTCATTTATCAAAGTCTTCTATTAATCATAAGTTAAGTAGTCTTAGAAGCTTTTATAGTTATTTATTAAAAATGAATATTGTTGAGGATAATCCTTTTCTTTTAATAAAAGCACAAAGTGAACCTAAAAGAAATCCTGATTTTTTATATCCCGAAGAAATGGTAGAATTATTAGATAGTATTGATTGTGTAACACCTTTAGATAAAAGAAATAAAGCAATGTTAGAATTAATGTATGCCTCAGGATTACGATGTGGTGAAGTTGTTAATCTAAAATTGAAAGACATTGATTATGATAATCTTGATCTAAAGGTAATGGGGAAGGGGAATAAGGAAAGAATTGTTCCTTTTCATGAATTTGCAGGGAAATGTATGCAGGAGTATTTAGAAGCACGGATTATTTTAATTAAGAATCAAGAAGAACATGGTTTCTTCTTTGTTAATAAAAATGGTACAAAGCTAACAAATAGAGGAGTTCAAAATATAGTTGATCGTATTTGTTATCAATATGATGCTACTAAAAAGATTCATCCTCATACTTTTCGACATTCTTTTGCAACACACTTATTAAGTGGGGGTGCAGATATTCGAATGGTCCAATTATTATTAGGTCATGAGCATTTAAGTACGACTCAAATTTATACCCATGTCTCAAAAGAGCAATTACAAGCAGTCTATGATCATACGCATCCAAGAATTCATGGTAATAAATAA
- the frr gene encoding ribosome recycling factor has translation MINMILEDANERMMKAIESYQRDLATIRTGRANPSMLDRVSVMYYGSPTPINQMAGVSVVEGRQLLIKPYDRSTVGDIERGIYEANLGLTPQNDGEVIRINVPALTEERRKEFAKNVWKFAEHAKIAVRNIRRDCNDDIKKVEASEDEIKDGQDKIQKLTDKFVKEIDEIGKVKEKEILTV, from the coding sequence ATGATTAATATGATTTTAGAAGATGCTAATGAAAGAATGATGAAAGCGATTGAATCTTATCAAAGAGATTTAGCGACTATTCGTACAGGTAGAGCTAATCCTTCTATGCTTGATCGTGTTTCAGTGATGTATTATGGATCACCTACACCAATCAATCAAATGGCAGGTGTTTCTGTAGTAGAAGGTAGACAATTGTTAATTAAACCTTATGATCGTTCAACAGTTGGTGATATTGAACGTGGTATTTATGAAGCTAATTTAGGTTTAACTCCTCAAAATGATGGGGAAGTAATTCGTATTAATGTACCTGCTTTAACTGAAGAACGTCGTAAAGAATTTGCGAAAAATGTATGGAAATTTGCAGAGCATGCAAAAATTGCTGTCCGTAATATTCGTCGTGATTGCAATGATGACATTAAAAAAGTAGAAGCAAGTGAAGATGAAATAAAAGATGGACAAGATAAAATTCAAAAATTAACTGATAAATTTGTAAAAGAAATTGATGAAATCGGTAAAGTAAAAGAAAAAGAAATCTTAACTGTTTAA
- a CDS encoding 1-deoxy-D-xylulose-5-phosphate reductoisomerase yields the protein MKKITVLGVTGSIGLQCVDVCLHHPEFVIEAMSAGKNISKVEEILTLLPVKHICVIKKEDCDYLKEKYPDRNFYFGNEGLEYIAKLPDVDIVLNAIVGFAGLLPTIEAIKAKKDIALANKETLVVAGHIICDLAKQNNVRLLPVDSEHSAIFQSMNGESKKDVRKIILTCSGGSFRDKSREELIGVSVEQALNHPNWSMGAKITIDSATLFNKGLEVIEAKWLFDLNYDQIEVLIHPESIIHSMVEFVDTSIIAQLGNPDMRLPIQYAFTYPTRKKLINATSLDLAKVATMNFRKPDLVRFKALDLAYQAGRTGGSMPCVLNAANEVANDLFQKNKIEFLMIEELVEKAMKNHQSIENPSLEQLIQVDKETREFVFNQIL from the coding sequence ATGAAAAAAATCACTGTTCTTGGAGTAACTGGTTCGATAGGTTTGCAATGCGTGGATGTATGTTTACATCACCCAGAGTTTGTAATTGAAGCTATGTCTGCAGGAAAAAACATTTCAAAAGTGGAAGAAATTTTAACTTTGTTACCTGTTAAGCATATTTGTGTTATTAAGAAAGAAGATTGTGATTATTTAAAAGAGAAATATCCAGATCGTAATTTCTATTTTGGTAATGAGGGGTTAGAATATATTGCTAAATTACCTGATGTTGATATTGTTTTAAATGCAATTGTAGGTTTTGCTGGGTTATTACCAACGATTGAAGCAATAAAAGCAAAAAAAGATATCGCACTTGCTAACAAAGAAACATTGGTAGTTGCTGGACATATTATTTGTGATTTAGCAAAACAAAATAATGTTCGTTTGTTGCCGGTTGATAGTGAACATTCTGCTATTTTCCAATCTATGAATGGAGAAAGTAAAAAAGATGTACGTAAAATTATTCTTACATGTAGTGGGGGTAGTTTCCGTGATAAATCAAGGGAAGAATTGATAGGAGTTTCTGTAGAACAAGCATTGAATCATCCTAATTGGTCTATGGGAGCAAAGATAACAATTGATAGTGCTACTTTATTTAATAAAGGTTTGGAAGTGATTGAAGCAAAATGGTTGTTTGATTTAAACTATGATCAAATTGAAGTGTTAATTCATCCTGAAAGTATTATTCATTCAATGGTTGAATTTGTGGATACTTCTATTATTGCTCAATTAGGGAATCCTGATATGCGTTTACCAATACAATATGCTTTTACGTATCCTACTAGAAAAAAACTCATTAATGCAACAAGTTTAGATTTAGCAAAAGTAGCAACAATGAACTTTAGAAAACCTGACTTAGTAAGATTTAAAGCACTTGATTTAGCTTATCAAGCAGGTAGAACTGGTGGAAGTATGCCATGTGTATTAAATGCAGCAAATGAAGTTGCAAATGATTTATTTCAAAAAAATAAGATAGAATTTTTGATGATTGAGGAGTTGGTTGAAAAAGCAATGAAGAATCATCAATCTATTGAAAATCCTTCTTTAGAACAACTTATACAAGTTGATAAAGAAACAAGGGAATTTGTATTTAATCAGATTCTTTAA
- a CDS encoding phosphatidate cytidylyltransferase, with product MKQRIITAFILAVLVVPAVYFQGVPFQILTVLTIGMASYELLHICSKPKLKYYLYPVVFCFFGYCCYFEQNAIFISSLPILLYSVIIFGACIFDEELTVNRVGYIISVGVLIGCAFHILCIILFKFGIEYLLLVTIATYGSDVGAYFTGYFFGKNKLIPRLSPKKTVEGSIGGIVLGSALAILYGIYTGILNQYPLLITACVILTFTSQIGDLIFSAIKRRFDVKDYSQLLPGHGGVLDRLDSLLYNAIIMALFMLIAGVV from the coding sequence ATGAAACAAAGAATAATTACAGCTTTTATTTTAGCTGTTTTAGTTGTCCCTGCGGTTTACTTTCAAGGAGTACCTTTTCAAATTTTAACAGTTTTAACAATTGGTATGGCATCTTATGAATTATTGCATATTTGCTCAAAACCAAAACTAAAATATTATTTATATCCTGTCGTTTTTTGTTTTTTTGGATATTGTTGTTATTTTGAACAAAACGCTATTTTTATTAGTTCACTTCCAATTTTACTTTATTCTGTTATTATCTTTGGAGCTTGTATTTTTGATGAAGAACTAACGGTAAATCGTGTTGGTTATATTATTAGTGTGGGAGTACTAATTGGATGTGCTTTTCATATATTATGTATTATTCTATTCAAGTTTGGTATAGAATATTTGTTATTAGTAACGATTGCAACTTATGGTAGTGATGTAGGAGCTTATTTTACAGGTTATTTCTTTGGTAAGAATAAATTAATACCAAGACTTTCTCCTAAAAAAACAGTAGAAGGTTCTATTGGTGGGATTGTTTTAGGATCTGCACTAGCTATCTTATATGGTATTTATACAGGAATTTTAAATCAATACCCTTTATTAATTACTGCTTGTGTTATTTTAACTTTTACTAGTCAAATAGGGGATTTGATTTTTAGTGCTATTAAAAGACGTTTTGATGTCAAAGATTATTCTCAATTATTACCAGGTCATGGTGGGGTGTTAGATAGATTAGATAGTTTATTATATAACGCTATTATTATGGCACTATTTATGTTAATTGCGGGGGTAGTATAA
- the trmFO gene encoding methylenetetrahydrofolate--tRNA-(uracil(54)-C(5))-methyltransferase (FADH(2)-oxidizing) TrmFO: MKEIVNVVGAGLAGVEATNQLVKKGYRVRLYEMRPKKMTPAHHTGDFAELVCSNSLRADGIGNAVGVLKAEMEMLDSVIIKYARLHSVPAGGALAVDRDGFSKAVTEFVKSHPLVEVVEEVVEKIPEGPTIIASGPLTDDALAKDIASKLGEEYFYFFDAAAPILTKDSIDFSIAYYKSRYDKGDNEYINCPMDKDEFDAFYEALIQAEVVKPKDFEEKFFEGCMPFEEMARRGNQTLLFGPMKPVGLMTPDGKRPYAVVQLRQDNVQATLYNIVGFQTHLTWPEQKRIIQMIPGLQNAEFVRYGVMHRNSFICSPKHLKATYQYVDQSPLFFAGQLTGVEGYVESAQSGMVAGLNMVRLLEGKELLEFPRETVMGALSHYITNASQEDFQPMKANFGILPDLAVRVKKKLRKEEYAKRAIDCMELYVKENEL; this comes from the coding sequence ATGAAAGAAATAGTAAATGTTGTAGGCGCGGGGTTAGCCGGCGTAGAAGCTACAAATCAATTAGTAAAAAAAGGATATCGTGTACGTTTATACGAAATGCGTCCTAAAAAAATGACGCCAGCACATCATACAGGTGATTTTGCAGAATTAGTATGTTCTAATTCTTTGCGTGCAGATGGGATTGGTAATGCAGTAGGTGTTTTAAAAGCAGAAATGGAAATGTTAGATAGCGTTATTATTAAATATGCAAGATTACATAGCGTTCCTGCTGGTGGTGCTTTGGCAGTTGATAGAGATGGCTTTTCGAAAGCCGTAACAGAGTTTGTTAAATCTCATCCTTTAGTAGAAGTGGTGGAAGAAGTAGTTGAAAAAATTCCAGAAGGACCAACGATTATTGCATCTGGTCCATTAACAGATGATGCTCTTGCAAAAGATATTGCTTCCAAATTAGGAGAAGAATATTTTTACTTCTTTGATGCAGCAGCACCAATTCTTACAAAAGATAGTATTGATTTTTCAATTGCTTATTATAAATCAAGATATGATAAAGGTGATAATGAGTATATTAATTGTCCAATGGATAAAGATGAGTTTGATGCATTTTATGAAGCACTTATTCAAGCAGAGGTTGTAAAACCCAAAGATTTTGAAGAAAAGTTTTTTGAAGGGTGTATGCCTTTTGAAGAAATGGCACGACGTGGGAACCAAACATTGTTATTTGGACCAATGAAACCAGTTGGGTTAATGACGCCAGATGGCAAAAGGCCATATGCTGTTGTTCAATTAAGACAAGATAATGTCCAAGCAACACTTTACAATATTGTTGGCTTCCAAACACACTTAACATGGCCTGAACAAAAAAGAATTATTCAAATGATTCCTGGACTTCAAAATGCTGAATTTGTCCGTTATGGAGTGATGCATCGTAATAGTTTTATTTGTTCTCCAAAACATTTAAAAGCAACATATCAGTATGTTGACCAATCTCCATTATTTTTTGCAGGACAATTAACAGGCGTTGAAGGTTATGTTGAATCTGCTCAAAGTGGGATGGTTGCTGGTTTAAATATGGTTCGTTTATTAGAAGGAAAAGAATTATTGGAATTCCCTAGAGAAACAGTGATGGGGGCTTTAAGTCACTATATTACAAATGCGAGTCAAGAGGATTTCCAACCAATGAAAGCAAATTTTGGAATTTTACCTGATTTAGCTGTACGTGTGAAAAAGAAATTAAGAAAAGAAGAATATGCGAAACGTGCAATTGATTGCATGGAATTGTATGTTAAGGAAAATGAACTTTAG